The nucleotide sequence TGGACGGGGTGAGCGTGAAGTCGTGCTCGGTGCTGGCGGTGCAGGCCGACGGCGCGGAGGTGACCACCATCGAGGGCCTGGCCACCGGCGGCGAGCTGCACCCGGTGCAGCGCGCCTTCCACGAGAACCACGGCCTGCAGTGCGGCTTCTGCACCCCGGGGATGATCATGCAGAGCGTCGACCTGCTCAAGGAGAACCCCGACCCCACCGAGGAACAGGTGCGGGAAGGGCTGGAGGGCAACCTCTGCCGCTGCACCGGCTACCAGAACATCGTCAAGGCCGTGCAGGCCGCCGCGCAGACGCTGAAGCCGGCAGGTGCCTGATGACCACCACCGTCGACTCGCCCACCGGCACCGACCCCGAGCTCGGGCGCGAGCGCCTGCGCAAGGAGGACGCCCGGCTGATCACCGGGCGCACCCGTTTC is from Rhodococcus sp. X156 and encodes:
- a CDS encoding (2Fe-2S)-binding protein, translated to MTRVNMVVDGVSYADEVEPRTLLVHHLRERLGKVGTLVGCDTSNCGACTVHLDGVSVKSCSVLAVQADGAEVTTIEGLATGGELHPVQRAFHENHGLQCGFCTPGMIMQSVDLLKENPDPTEEQVREGLEGNLCRCTGYQNIVKAVQAAAQTLKPAGA